From Caretta caretta isolate rCarCar2 chromosome 9, rCarCar1.hap1, whole genome shotgun sequence, one genomic window encodes:
- the NMUR1 gene encoding neuromedin-U receptor 1 has product MYPSANCSSLPPGDFPAQLDYQDLCNQSQQDAALSHIDPKDLNLTVEQLQDKYLGPRRSSFFIPVCATYLLIFVVGAIGNTLTCLVIVRHRFMRTPTNYYLFSLAISDLLVLLLGMPLELYEMWSNYPFLLGAGGCYFKTLLFEAVCFASILNVTALSVERYIAVVHPLRAKYVVTRKHAKRVIVTVWVLSVLCSIPNTSLHGIQPLYVPGRGVVPDSAICTLVKPRLIYNLIIQITTILFFFLPMGTISILYLLIGLQLKKEKMLQALEAKSGGDCDYHSIRMQQQKIRRRQVTKMLFVLVVVFGICWAPFHTDRLVWSFVSHWTGRMLHMFQYVHIISGVFFYLSSAANPILYNLMSTRFREMFKEVMCRKRLWGRGSRKYSPSVTRVTTRSTVCEHVPAGNGLPLSNVVEEEMGVAGEDALKRETSFP; this is encoded by the exons ATGTATCCCTCCGCCAACTGCTCCAGCCTGCCCCCCGGAGACTTCCCCGCGCAGCTGGACTACCAGGATCTGTGCAACCAAAGCCAGCAGGACGCTGCCCTTAGCCACATTGACCCCAAGGACTTGAACCTGACggtggagcagctgcaggacaAATACCTGGGACCCCGGAGATCCAGCTTCTTCATCCCAGTCTGTGCCACCTACCTGCTGATCTTCGTGGTGGGGGCCATCGGCAACACGCTGACCTGCCTGGTCATCGTGCGCCACCGGTTCATGAGGACCCCCACGAACTATTACCTCTTCAGCCTGGCCATCTCCgacctgctggtgctgctgctggggatgcCGCTGGAGCTCTACGAGATGTGGAGCAACTACCCCTTCCTCCTGGGCGCGGGGGGCTGCTACTTCAAGACGTTGCTCTTTGAGGCCGTCTGCTTCGCCTCCATCCTCAACGTGACGGCACTGAGCGTGGAGCGCTACATCGCTGTGGTCCACCCGCTCAGGGCCAAGTACGTGGTGACCAGGAAGCACGCCAAGCGGGTCATCGTCACGGTCTGGGTGTTGTCCGTGCTCTGCTCCATCCCCAACACCAGCCTGCATGGTATCCAGCCCCTCTATGTGCCGGGCAGAGGGGTGGTGCCGGACTCGGCCATCTGCACCCTGGTGAAACCCCGCCtgatctacaacctcatcatccaGATCACCACCATCCTCTTCTTCTTCCTGCCCATGGGCACCATCAGCATCCTTTACCTGCTCATCGggctgcagctgaagaaggagaaGATGCTGCAAGCCCTGGAGGCCAAATCGGGCGGGGACTGCGACTACCACAGCATCCGCATGCAGCAGCAGAAGATCAGGAGGAGGCAGGTGACTAAGATGCTGT TCGTGCTGGTTGTCGTATTCGGGATCTGCTGGGCCCCCTTCCACACAGACCGGCTCGTCTGGAGCTTCGTCTCCCACTGGACGGGCCGGATGCTGCACATGTTCCAGTACGTCCACATCATCTCCGGGGTCTTCTTCTACCTGAGCTCAGCCGCCAACCCCATCCTCTACAACCTGATGTCCACGCGCTTCCGGGAGATGTTCAAGGAGGTGATGTGCCGGAAGCGCCTGTGGGGGCGGGGCTCCAGGAAGTACTCGCCCAGCGTCACCCGGGTCACCACCCGCAGCACGGTCTGCGAGCACGTGCCCGCCGGCAACGGGCTGCCCCTGTCCAACgtggtggaggaggagatgggtgtgGCGGGGGAGGATGCCCTTAAGCGTGAGACGTCCTTCCCCTGA